A region of uncultured Anaeromusa sp. DNA encodes the following proteins:
- the lpdA gene encoding dihydrolipoyl dehydrogenase, with amino-acid sequence MATTPIRIVVLGGGPAGYLGALRAAQLGASVILVEKDHCGGVCLNQGCIPTKALLRTSELASYAKKCGDFGLDMPLSGLDWSRSLARKERITKILRNGVEQLLKEAGVTRLTGEGRLSSSNEMEVVTETESHLLRFDKLLIATGSKAKRPPIPGADVLSAITSDKLLTLKKIPRRLVIIGGGVIGLEFAQMFLSLGSEVVLLELQPQLLPEEDKDIAIELVKAMQRQGLRIFTQAQVTNIAYSNEETTVSFTQKSTVKELPADIVLLATGRQPAAPPEAASLGLALGPQGEIVVNKRQETNLPGIYAAGDVTGGKLLAHKAYAEGRAAMENALGYPAVVPQHLVPSCVYTQPELASVGLTETAATAQGYEVRCGRASFRQNGRALCLGERDGLVKVVVDAVTDRLLGIHMTGPHVSELLGEASLALSLGVTALQLSTLTHPHPSLSEALMEACAQAAE; translated from the coding sequence ATGGCCACCACACCTATTCGCATCGTTGTTCTCGGCGGCGGCCCCGCAGGATACCTAGGCGCATTGCGCGCCGCTCAACTTGGAGCCTCGGTGATTCTAGTGGAGAAAGACCATTGCGGCGGCGTCTGCCTTAACCAAGGCTGCATCCCGACGAAAGCGTTGCTGCGCACGTCCGAACTGGCGAGTTATGCCAAAAAATGCGGTGATTTCGGTCTAGACATGCCGTTGTCTGGCCTAGACTGGTCTCGCAGTCTGGCCCGGAAAGAACGTATCACTAAAATTCTGCGCAATGGCGTAGAGCAGTTATTAAAGGAAGCCGGCGTTACACGCCTTACTGGCGAAGGACGCCTAAGTTCCTCTAACGAGATGGAGGTTGTTACCGAAACAGAAAGCCACCTTCTCCGCTTTGATAAGCTGCTCATCGCCACTGGCTCTAAGGCCAAGCGCCCCCCTATTCCCGGCGCTGATGTTTTAAGTGCCATTACCAGTGATAAGCTGCTGACACTCAAAAAAATCCCGCGCCGCCTAGTCATTATCGGCGGCGGCGTCATTGGTCTGGAATTTGCCCAAATGTTTCTCTCCCTAGGCAGCGAGGTGGTTCTACTGGAGTTGCAGCCTCAACTATTGCCGGAAGAGGACAAGGATATTGCGATAGAGCTGGTTAAGGCCATGCAGCGTCAAGGACTGCGTATCTTTACCCAAGCGCAGGTGACCAACATCGCCTACAGCAACGAAGAAACCACCGTTTCTTTTACGCAAAAAAGCACGGTCAAAGAGCTTCCTGCCGACATCGTGCTTTTGGCTACAGGCCGCCAACCGGCCGCTCCTCCAGAAGCCGCTTCTTTGGGCTTGGCCTTAGGCCCACAAGGAGAAATTGTCGTCAATAAACGCCAAGAAACCAATTTACCTGGCATTTATGCCGCCGGCGATGTTACGGGCGGCAAGCTTCTAGCCCATAAAGCCTATGCCGAAGGACGCGCTGCCATGGAAAATGCGCTGGGCTATCCAGCTGTCGTGCCGCAGCATTTGGTGCCTTCTTGCGTCTATACTCAGCCCGAATTGGCCTCCGTCGGCCTAACCGAAACCGCAGCCACCGCCCAAGGCTACGAAGTACGCTGCGGACGCGCTTCGTTCCGCCAAAATGGCCGAGCTCTTTGCCTAGGTGAACGGGACGGCCTGGTCAAAGTCGTCGTTGACGCCGTCACCGACCGCTTGCTGGGCATCCATATGACGGGCCCGCATGTGTCCGAACTGTTAGGAGAAGCCTCGTTGGCCCTTTCTTTGGGTGTCACTGCCCTGCAGCTATCCACGCTGACCCATCCGCATCCTTCTTTGAGCGAAGCTCTCATGGAGGCCTGCGCCCAAGCCGCAGAATAA
- a CDS encoding histidine kinase N-terminal 7TM domain-containing protein has translation MSYVLACALFLEVCAVLLLFIAGYALLQRRKHHVSLMNYFAALAFSTALYAAGYGAEILDFSLPGKLLWLKVQYLGIPFIPAFWLCVALTYSGREQWLQPRAIAALFAVPVLTLVLHFTSSFHGLHYQVEGLAINGPFLHVKVHYGLWYWVHFAYLSLAVVGGNLLFLQQWRQAELLYRRQVLVLFLASLVPWLAYLLYLLKLTPWGLDLTPVFFSCSLLAFACGFFWLQLFDLVPVARAAVFDMISDGIVVLDRKQRLLDSNIAAEKMLPELKGPGCIGRRIEAVLPQYPVLLEQVAQREQGEERMRWRLPGKEEEICASRVVPIVDLKGEGTGLIVVLQNVTEEVRLLERLQQAATMDGLTQIYNRTHFFQLCQGEFRKEATDVKAFALIIFDLDHFKRINDTFGHQAGDEVLRQVAKAAQEVLRDSDLLGRYGGEEFILFLPHSLEQDAVQVAERLRLRIAALQLPELSGGWPLSASFGVAEGQASLETCLLAADQALYEAKHDGRNCVRVKKTSEA, from the coding sequence ATGAGCTATGTTCTGGCTTGCGCTCTTTTTTTGGAAGTTTGCGCAGTGCTGCTGTTATTTATTGCGGGGTATGCACTGTTGCAGCGGCGTAAACATCACGTGTCCTTGATGAATTACTTTGCGGCGTTGGCTTTTTCGACGGCCCTCTATGCGGCTGGCTATGGTGCGGAAATTCTTGATTTTTCGTTACCCGGCAAGCTATTGTGGCTCAAGGTCCAATATTTGGGGATTCCTTTCATACCGGCCTTCTGGCTATGTGTGGCACTTACTTATTCTGGAAGAGAGCAGTGGCTGCAGCCAAGAGCCATAGCGGCGCTTTTTGCCGTGCCTGTATTGACGCTGGTGCTGCATTTCACTTCTTCCTTTCATGGTCTTCATTATCAGGTGGAAGGGTTGGCGATTAACGGGCCTTTTTTGCATGTGAAGGTACATTACGGCTTGTGGTATTGGGTACATTTTGCGTATTTGAGTTTGGCTGTAGTGGGGGGCAATCTGCTTTTTCTGCAGCAATGGCGACAGGCGGAGCTATTGTATCGGCGGCAAGTGTTGGTATTGTTTCTGGCTTCGTTAGTTCCCTGGCTGGCCTACTTATTGTATTTGCTCAAGCTGACTCCGTGGGGGCTTGATTTGACGCCAGTCTTTTTTTCTTGTTCCCTTTTGGCGTTTGCTTGCGGGTTTTTCTGGCTGCAGCTGTTTGATTTGGTGCCGGTGGCCAGAGCGGCTGTCTTTGATATGATTAGCGATGGAATCGTGGTATTGGATCGCAAACAACGTCTGCTAGACAGCAATATTGCAGCAGAAAAAATGTTGCCAGAGCTTAAGGGTCCTGGCTGCATTGGAAGAAGAATTGAAGCGGTACTGCCGCAATATCCAGTATTGCTGGAGCAAGTGGCGCAGCGTGAACAAGGAGAAGAACGGATGCGGTGGCGCCTTCCGGGAAAAGAAGAAGAAATTTGCGCTAGTCGAGTAGTACCCATTGTTGATCTTAAGGGCGAAGGGACCGGGCTGATTGTGGTACTGCAAAATGTGACCGAAGAAGTTCGCCTTTTGGAACGACTGCAGCAAGCGGCAACTATGGACGGATTGACGCAGATATATAACCGGACGCATTTTTTCCAGCTTTGCCAGGGAGAGTTTCGCAAAGAAGCAACGGACGTGAAGGCTTTTGCGCTGATTATTTTTGACTTGGATCATTTCAAGCGCATTAACGATACCTTTGGACATCAGGCTGGCGACGAAGTATTGCGGCAAGTGGCGAAGGCGGCGCAAGAAGTGCTGCGAGACAGCGATTTACTGGGACGTTATGGGGGCGAGGAGTTTATTCTGTTTTTGCCTCACTCCTTGGAGCAGGACGCCGTGCAGGTAGCGGAGCGGCTGCGACTGCGTATTGCAGCTCTGCAATTGCCAGAGCTGAGCGGGGGCTGGCCTCTTTCTGCCAGCTTTGGCGTGGCCGAAGGGCAAGCGAGTTTGGAAACCTGCTTATTGGCGGCGGATCAGGCTTTGTACGAGGCGAAGCACGACGGACGCAACTGTGTACGTGTGAAAAAAACGTCGGAAGCGTGA
- a CDS encoding HAD family phosphatase, which translates to MNHAARKFSAVIFDLDGTLVDSEPLYLEADQKIFRPLGIIVDAEHKKPYTGLSSHCFLADIKKQYSLSLSVEELLLRKNAAYMELAQERTHVFPEMRTFVNLLKEHGYPLAVASGSSKEVIDAVLEAADLRNYFDVTLSSAQVKHGKPAPDVFLEAARLLKKPPQSCLVMEDSRYGVEAAKQAQMSCIAIPPAEAAPLADCFYEAELLFAKGMDEFTAAEAFAWLHQ; encoded by the coding sequence ATGAATCACGCTGCACGTAAATTTTCCGCTGTTATTTTTGATTTGGACGGCACCCTTGTCGATAGCGAGCCGCTCTATCTGGAAGCGGATCAAAAAATCTTCCGCCCCTTGGGAATCATCGTTGATGCGGAACATAAAAAGCCGTATACCGGGCTTTCGTCGCACTGCTTTCTAGCTGATATCAAAAAGCAATATAGCTTATCGCTTTCGGTAGAAGAACTACTACTGCGAAAAAATGCCGCCTATATGGAACTGGCCCAGGAGCGCACACATGTATTTCCTGAAATGCGAACCTTTGTCAATCTCTTAAAAGAACACGGTTATCCCTTAGCCGTAGCCTCCGGCTCCTCCAAGGAAGTCATTGACGCCGTTCTAGAGGCCGCCGATCTGCGTAACTACTTTGACGTTACCCTTTCTTCTGCCCAGGTCAAACACGGCAAACCGGCGCCTGACGTCTTTTTAGAAGCGGCCCGCTTGCTAAAAAAGCCGCCCCAATCCTGTCTGGTCATGGAAGATTCTCGTTACGGCGTGGAAGCCGCCAAACAGGCTCAGATGAGCTGTATTGCCATTCCACCAGCGGAAGCTGCGCCCCTGGCAGACTGCTTCTATGAGGCAGAGCTGCTCTTCGCCAAAGGCATGGATGAGTTTACCGCCGCCGAGGCCTTTGCTTGGCTTCACCAGTAA
- the modB gene encoding molybdate ABC transporter permease subunit, with product MSWQPIWLSLQVAAASLFLVVIFGLAWAWALRRWDIPGKALLEALFTLPLVLPPVVTGFCLLLLLGRQGPLFWLFGDQAQLVFTPYAAVLAGAVVSFPLMYQNAKASLQSVDPHLEDAARTLGASELRVFLTISLPLAWPGVAAGCILSFARALGEFGATIMVAGNIPGKTQTLPLAIYFASESNDLTLAGLYVLLISGITFSMLFFLNHWQRRRLQSKEVRSCSM from the coding sequence ATGAGCTGGCAACCCATCTGGCTGTCCTTGCAGGTAGCTGCAGCTTCTTTATTCCTAGTCGTGATCTTTGGCCTGGCTTGGGCCTGGGCGCTGCGTCGCTGGGACATCCCCGGCAAAGCTTTGTTGGAAGCCTTATTCACCTTGCCGCTGGTGCTGCCTCCGGTAGTAACTGGCTTTTGCCTGCTGCTGCTTTTAGGACGGCAAGGGCCCTTGTTCTGGCTCTTCGGTGACCAGGCACAGCTTGTGTTTACGCCGTATGCCGCCGTCTTGGCTGGCGCTGTGGTCTCCTTTCCTCTAATGTACCAAAATGCCAAAGCGTCTCTGCAAAGCGTCGATCCTCATCTGGAAGATGCGGCACGCACTCTCGGCGCCAGCGAGCTGCGCGTATTCCTTACTATTTCTCTGCCCTTGGCCTGGCCTGGAGTCGCTGCCGGATGCATCCTCTCTTTCGCCCGCGCTTTGGGGGAGTTTGGCGCTACCATCATGGTCGCTGGCAATATTCCCGGCAAAACGCAAACCCTGCCGCTGGCCATTTATTTTGCTTCTGAATCCAACGATCTGACATTAGCCGGTCTTTATGTACTGCTTATCAGCGGCATTACTTTCTCCATGCTCTTTTTTCTCAATCACTGGCAGCGACGCCGGCTTCAGTCTAAGGAGGTACGCTCATGCTCCATGTAG
- a CDS encoding ATP-binding cassette domain-containing protein, whose amino-acid sequence MLHVDVRKTLPSFTLQLRFEQDVSEKLVLFGPSGCGKTTLLRCLAGLERPDSGQIRLEESVFFDDATEQFMPPRLRRIGYMFQDYALFPHLSVKKNILYGSRPDGSAALYQRLLERFSLTSLAERSIGVLSGGEKQRVALARSLMSQPQLLLLDEPLSALDAATRRQLQDELNSLHEEWRIPLLLVTHDLEEARRIGDRILFLEQGRIIDSQ is encoded by the coding sequence ATGCTCCATGTAGATGTCCGCAAAACCCTGCCTTCCTTTACCCTGCAGCTTCGCTTTGAGCAAGATGTTTCGGAAAAGCTGGTTCTTTTCGGTCCTTCCGGCTGCGGCAAAACTACCTTGCTGCGCTGCCTCGCCGGGTTGGAACGCCCTGACTCTGGTCAGATCCGTTTAGAGGAAAGCGTTTTTTTTGATGACGCCACAGAGCAGTTTATGCCGCCGCGCTTGCGGCGCATCGGCTATATGTTCCAGGACTATGCGCTCTTTCCGCATCTATCCGTAAAAAAGAATATTCTTTACGGCAGCCGTCCCGACGGCTCCGCCGCTCTATATCAGCGTCTGCTGGAGCGTTTTTCTTTGACATCACTGGCGGAACGTTCCATCGGTGTTCTCTCGGGCGGCGAAAAGCAGCGCGTCGCCTTAGCCCGATCGCTCATGAGCCAGCCACAACTGCTGCTTTTGGACGAACCGTTATCCGCTCTGGATGCGGCTACTCGCCGACAACTCCAGGATGAACTCAATTCCTTGCATGAAGAATGGCGCATCCCCCTGCTGCTAGTCACGCACGATCTCGAAGAAGCACGCCGCATCGGTGACCGCATTCTTTTTCTAGAACAAGGCCGGATCATCGACAGCCAGTAA
- a CDS encoding bile acid:sodium symporter family protein: MEGIVKISQFITRLFPLWVVLFSLLAFFFPDPLKPMAKLIPYGLGIIMLGMGLSMKIDDFKLVLSRPKDVFWGIILRYMIMPFVGYGVATMLGLPPALAAGLILVGCCPSGTASNVMTFLAKGDTALSVTVSSFNTVLAPILTPFMFLYLAGSIIPINTEALLMDIVKIVLVPVALGIGLRMLASDFVDKIMDVVPVVSVVMIVAVIATVIALSAAKLATVAVIAFGAVALHNAIGLGLGYGAAKTVGMGEKKSRAIAFEIGMENSGLAVALAIAHLDPVAAIPGAIFSVWHNLTGSLLAGFWGSRETKS, translated from the coding sequence ATGGAAGGTATTGTGAAAATTAGTCAGTTTATTACCCGGCTCTTTCCTCTTTGGGTAGTGCTATTTTCTTTGCTGGCCTTTTTCTTTCCAGATCCCTTAAAACCTATGGCCAAACTCATTCCTTACGGCTTGGGTATCATTATGCTGGGTATGGGTCTTTCGATGAAAATAGATGATTTCAAGCTGGTTCTTTCACGGCCGAAAGATGTATTTTGGGGAATTATTTTGCGGTATATGATTATGCCTTTTGTTGGGTATGGCGTAGCGACGATGCTGGGGCTGCCTCCCGCATTGGCGGCTGGATTGATTTTGGTGGGCTGCTGTCCCAGCGGTACGGCTTCTAATGTTATGACTTTTCTGGCTAAAGGAGACACCGCCCTATCGGTGACGGTATCCAGCTTCAATACGGTGTTGGCTCCTATTTTGACACCGTTTATGTTTTTGTATCTGGCTGGTTCTATTATTCCTATTAATACCGAAGCCTTGCTAATGGACATTGTCAAAATTGTTTTGGTCCCTGTAGCGTTAGGGATTGGTTTGCGGATGCTGGCCTCGGATTTTGTCGATAAAATTATGGATGTCGTGCCGGTCGTATCGGTCGTAATGATTGTAGCGGTTATTGCCACGGTTATCGCCTTGAGCGCCGCTAAGTTGGCTACGGTAGCAGTTATTGCCTTTGGGGCGGTGGCGCTGCATAATGCGATTGGTCTTGGCTTGGGTTATGGTGCTGCTAAGACGGTTGGCATGGGAGAGAAGAAATCCCGGGCTATCGCTTTTGAAATCGGCATGGAAAACTCCGGCTTAGCGGTTGCCTTGGCTATTGCCCATTTGGATCCGGTGGCGGCCATTCCCGGCGCTATCTTTAGCGTTTGGCATAATCTGACGGGGTCGCTCTTGGCGGGCTTCTGGGGGTCTAGAGAAACAAAATCTTAA